A DNA window from Theobroma cacao cultivar B97-61/B2 chromosome 5, Criollo_cocoa_genome_V2, whole genome shotgun sequence contains the following coding sequences:
- the LOC18600649 gene encoding transcription factor MYB86 — translation MGRHSCCYKQKLRKGLWSPEEDEKLLNYITKHGHGCWSSVPKLAGLQRCGKSCRLRWINYLRPDLKRGAFSQQEENLIIELHAVLGNRWSQIAAQLPGRTDNEIKNLWNSCIKKKLRRTGIDPNTHKPLSEVENDNKEKLPTSNKASAGSNELNLGEVMDSKSPSTVMEKYPLEVSSHSKMNNSGNCRNNNVNVTSTPHTQEFLLDRFATTHESNTTTSCRPSDLVSYFPFQKLDYAPNIGLSVSQSTSLCFNSSSSSSEVISEFNSSLRQTVLPTMSSSIFQTPIRVKPSVSLPCDNPSCDVNGVQNWEGSSYSNNASSSNGSSGSVELQSNSILFESNLFSWGLADCGKSGEGVPIRSLEGDPDDIKWSEYLNSPFLLGTPMLNQSSQAMYNEVKPQAQLITDGSSNTWPQNQHQQASRVSDMYAKDFQRLAVAFGQTL, via the exons ATGGGGAGACACTCTTGCTGTTATAAGCAGAAGCTACGGAAAGGCCTGTGGTCTCCTGAGGAAGATGAGAAACTTCTGAATTATATTACTAAGCATGGGCATGGCTGCTGGAGTTCTGTCCCTAAACTGGCAG GCTTGCAAAGATGTGGCAAAAGCTGCAGGCTGAGATGGATTAACTACTTGAGGCCTGATTTGAAAAGAGGAGCTTTCTCGCAGCaggaagagaatttgataaTTGAACTCCATGCAGTCCTTGGCAATAG ATGGTCTCAGATTGCAGCTCAGCTACCGGGGAGAACTGACaatgagataaaaaatttatggaatTCCTGCATTAAAAAGAAACTTAGGCGAACAGGCATTGACCCTAACACGCACAAACCGCTCTCTGAGGTTGAGAATGATAACAAGGAGAAGCTCCCGACGAGCAACAAAGCCTCTGCGGGATCCAATGAACTGAACCTCGGTGAAGTGATGGATTCAAAATCACCTTCTACAGTCATGGAGAAATACCCCCTTGAGGTTTCCTCCCATTCCAAGATGAATAACAGTGGTAACTGCAGAAACAATAATGTTAATGTTACAAGTACTCCTCACACTCAGGAATTCTTACTAGATAGGTTTGCAACCACCCACGAGAGCAACACCACCACAAGTTGCAGGCCATCTGATTTGGTGAGCTATTTCCCTTTCCAGAAATTGGATTATGCCCCCAATATTGGGCTGTCGGTGAGTCAAAGTACTTCACTCTGCTTCAATTCAAGTTCCAGTTCCTCTGAAGTGATTTCAGAGTTCAACTCCAGTTTGAGACAAACTGTTCTGCCAACCATGTCAAGCTCAATTTTCCAAACGCCAATACGTGTAAAGCCTTCTGTTAGTCTTCCTTGCGACAATCCTTCTTGCGATGTCAATGGGGTCCAGAATTGGGAAGGCAGCAGCTACAGTAACAATGCGAGTAGCAGCAATGGAAGCAGTGGCAGTGTAGAATTGCAAAGCAACAGTATCTTGTTTGAGAGCAACCTCTTCTCATGGGGACTGGCGGACTGTGGAAAATCTGGTGAAGGTGTCCCAATACGCTCACTAGAAGGTGATCCAGATGACATCAAATGGTCCGAATATCTGAATAGCCCATTTCTCCTAGGAACGCCAATGCTGAACCAATCCTCTCAAGCCATGTACAATGAGGTGAAACCGCAAGCACAACTCATAACGGACGGGTCAAGTAACACTTGGCCTCAGAATCAGCACCAACAAGCTTCACGGGTTTCAGATATGTATGCTAAGGATTTCCAGAGACTAGCTGTGGCCTTTGGACAAACCCTCTAG
- the LOC18600650 gene encoding pectin acetylesterase 12, translating to MKLFCVGVFAAFVFCKVVTGFLDFNETELSFIEAYEYGVSKLNYNPLMVGLTLIPSAGAQGAVCLDGTLPGYHWHRGYGSGANSWLIQLEGGGWCNNIRTCVYRKKTRRGSSTYMEKQIPFTGILSEKAEENPDFFNWNRVKLRYCDGASFTGDSENKAAQLQFRGQRIWLAAMEDLMSKGMRYAKQALLSGCSAGGLAAILHCDEFRNLFPRTTKVKCLSDAGLFLDAIDVSGGHTLRSLYSGVVGLQGVQHNLPRICTNHLDPTSCFFPQNLISHIQTPLFILNAAYDSWQIQSSIAPPSADPHGYWHDCRLNHAKCSASQIRFLQGFRTQMLNAIKGFSMSRQNGLFINSCFAHCQTERQDTWFADDSPEIRNKPIAIAVGDWYFDRAGVRSIDCPYPCDKTCHNLVFR from the exons ATGAAGCTTTTTTGTGTTGGGGTTTTTGCGGCATTTGTTTTTTGCAAAGTGGTTACTGGGTTCTTAGATTTTAATGAAACAGAGCTGTCTTTTATTGAGGCTTACGAATATGGAGTCTCCAAACTCAACTACAATCCTCTCATGGTTGGACTCACTCTTATTCCAAGTGCCGGCGCTCAAGGAGCTG TCTGCCTGGATGGAACCTTGCCAGGTTATCATTGGCATCGTGGATATGGATCAGGAGCAAATAGCTGGCTCATTCAGTTGGAG GGAGGAGGATGGTGCAATAACATTAGAACTTGTGTCTACCGCAAAAAAACCCGACGTGGATCATCCACTTACATGGAAAAGCAGATACCATTCACTGGAATATTGAGTGAAAAAGCTGAAGAAAATCCTG ACTTTTTCAATTGGAACAGAGTAAAGCTTCGTTATTGTGATGGTGCCTCTTTTACCGGGGACAGCGAAAATAAG GCTGCACAGCTGCAATTTAGAGGACAACGTATATGGTTAGCTGCAATGGAAGATTTAATGTCAAAAGGAATGCGCTATGCAAAGCAG GCTCTTCTTTCCGGCTGTTCTGCTGGGGGTTTGGCAGCAATTTTACACTGTGATGAGTTCAGGAACTTGTTTCCAAGAACTACTAAAGTTAAGTGCCTTAGTGATGCTGGTCTATTCCTTGATGC GATTGATGTGTCTGGTGGTCACACGCTTAGAAGTTTATACAGTGGCGTGGTCGGGTTGCAG GGTGTGCAACATAACCTTCCTCGTATATGCACCAACCACCTTGATCCAACTTCG TGTTTCTTTCCTCAAAATCTAATCAGCCACATCCAAACTCCACTGTTTATTCTTAATGCAGCTTATGATTCATGGCAG ATACAATCCAGTATAGCTCCACCATCGGCAGATCCACATGGTTATTGGCATGATTGCAGATTGAACCATGCAAAATGTTCTGCATCTCAAATCAGGTTTTTACAAG GCTTCCGAACACAGATGCTTAATGCTATAAAAGGGTTCTCAATGTCTAGACAGAATggattatttataaattcatgTTTTGCTCACTGCCAAACAGAGAGGCAAGACACATGGTTTGCTGATGATTCTCCTGAAATTAGAAACAAG CCAATTGCAATCGCTGTTGGAGATTGGTATTTTGACAGAGCAGGCGTGAGGTCCATTGATTGTCCATACCCTTGTGACAAGACTTGCCACAATCTGGTTTTTAGATGA
- the LOC18600651 gene encoding protein NRT1/ PTR FAMILY 4.5, translated as MSVTNYVLWCYILSYSGPLLSALPLPFPPASTSLLISNMGPEEMTKSEYKEKGGFRASAFVFVLVALENMGFVANMVSLVLYFGYVMYFNISAAANTLTNFMGSTFLLSLLGGFISDTFLSRFTTSLLFGFFEVLGLALVTIQAYSKDLHPTYCGKSSCIKGGMAVMLYASLALLALGSGGVKGALPALGGDQFDQKDPKEAKALARFFNWLLLSTTLGACIGVTGIVWVSTEKDWYWGFFISTVATFIGFVVLALGKPYYRLREPTPSDSPIIRIAQVIAVAIKNRRLALPENPDELFEMNEKEKVFREETISHTNQFRCLDKAAIVTNDSKLTPWTVCTVTQVEEVKILTRMLPILGSTIIMNTCMAQLQTFSVQQGNIMDRHLRKKEVPAPSIPVIPLAFMSILIPIYELFFVPFARKITHHPSGITQLQRIGVGLVLSAISMTVAGVVEVKRRNQALKDITKPISLFWLSFQYGIFGIADMFTLVGLLEFFYKEAPVCMRSLSTSFTWLSLSFGYFLSTLFVNIINSVTKRITPSKQGWLHGLDLNQNNLNLFYWFLAILSSLNFVNYLYWASWYKYTPEEPDPDTKPKDLSTGPPLAKEENTLDGGAKETNDAPSSVQTEDAKQ; from the exons ATGAGCGTTACAAATTATGTGTTGTGGTGCTATATATTATCGTATTCTGGGCCACTCTTATCTGCTCTACCTCTACCATTTCCCCCTGCTTCAACTTCTCTACTCATCTCCAACATG GGGCCCGAGGAGATGACCAAATCCGAGTACAAGGAGAAAGGTGGATTCAGAGCATCCGCGTTTGTATTTG TGTTGGTTGCATTAGAAAACATGGGTTTTGTTGCCAACATGGTGAGCTTGGTGCTTTACTTCGGCTATGTTATGTACTTCAATATTTCCGCCGCCGCAAACACTCTTACAAACTTTATGGGCTCAACCTTCTTGCTCTCCCTTCTTGGAGGCTTCATTTCAGATACTTTCTTAAGTAGATTTACTACATCTCTACTTTTTGGATTCTTTGAAGTTCTG GGTTTGGCATTGGTGACAATTCAGGCTTATTCCAAGGATTTGCATCCGACTTATTGTGGCAAGTCCAGCTGCATAAAAGGTGGCATGGCAGTGATGCTCTATGCTTCATTGGCTTTGCTAGCATTGGGCTCTGGTGGGGTTAAGGGAGCTCTTCCAGCGCTTGGGGGTGATCAATTCGATCAAAAAGATCCAAAGGAAGCAAAAGCTCTAGCAAGGTTTTTCAATTGGCTGTTGCTGAGTACCACACTTGGAGCCTGTATTGGAGTCACAGGCATCGTGTGGGTGAGCACTGAAAAGGACTGGTACTGGGGGTTCTTCATATCAACCGTGGCTACCTTCATTGGTTTTGTTGTTCTTGCACTGGGCAAGCCTTACTACCGCCTGCGCGAACCCACACCCTCTGATAGCCCCATCATAAGAATAGCTCAG GTCATAGCGGTAGCCATCAAAAACAGACGGTTAGCTCTGCCAGAGAATCCAGATGAACTGTTCGagatgaatgaaaaagaaaaagttttcaGGGAGGAAACAATCTCCCACACCAATCAATTCAG GTGCCTAGACAAAGCTGCAATTGTTACAAATGACTCAAAGCTAACACCGTGGACGGTATGCACAGTGACCCAAGTTGAAGAAGTGAAGATACTAACCAGAATGTTGCCTATTTTAGGCAGTACAATCATAATGAACACATGTATGGCACAGCTGCAGACATTCTCAGTTCAGCAAGGCAATATCATGGATCGCCATCTTAGAAAAAAAGAGGTTCCCGCTCCGTCAATCCCTGTAATCCCATTGGCTTTCATGTCCATTCTGATTCCCATCTATGAGTTATTTTTTGTCCCTTTTGCTCGAAAGATCACTCATCATCCATCAGGCATCACACAACTCCAACGTATTGGCGTGGGGCTTGTTCTGTCAGCCATTTCAATGACTGTTGCCGGTGTTGTTGAGGTAAAAAGAAGGAATCAAGCTCTTAAAGACATAACCAAGCCCATAAGTCTCTTCTGGCTCTCGTTCCAATATGGAATATTTGGAATTGCAGACATGTTCACTCTTGTAGGACTGTTGGAGTTTTTCTACAAGGAAGCACCGGTATGCATGAGATCGCTCTCCACATCGTTTACATGGTTATCTCTATCTTTTGGCTACTTCTTGAGTACTTTGTTCGTCAACATCATAAACTCCGTGACCAAAAGAATCACTCCAAGCAAACAAGGATGGTTGCATGGACTTGACTTGAACCAGAACAATTTGAATCTCTTTTACTGGTTTTTAGCAATCCTCAGCTCCCTAAACTTTGTAAACTATTTGTACTGGGCCTCATGGTACAAATACACGCCAGAAGAACCTGATCCTGACACCAAACCCAAGGATTTGAGTACTGGACCGCCTCTcgccaaggaagaaaacacCCTGGATGGTGgagcaaaagaaacaaatgacGCTCCCTCTTCCGTTCAAACAGAGGATGCTAAACAATAG
- the LOC18600652 gene encoding flap endonuclease 1 isoform X1: MGIKGLTKLLADNAPKAMKEQKFESFFGRKIAIDASMSIYQFLIVVGRSGTEMLTNEAGEVTSHLQGMFTRTIRLLEAGIKPVYVFDGQPPDLKKQELAKRYSKRADATEDLQQAMEAGNKEDIEKFSKRTVKVTKQHNEDCKRLLRLMGVPVIEASSEAEAQCAALCKSGKFQVYAVASEDMDSLTFGAPRFLRHLMDPSSRKVPVMEFEVAKVLEELNLTMDQFIDLCILSGCDYCDSIRGIGGQTALKLIRQHGSIEHILQNINKERYSIPDDWPYQEARQLFQEPLVCTDDEQLEMKWNAPDDEGLITFLVNENGFNGDRVTKAIEKIKAAKNKSSQGRLESFFKPVGNTSIPIKRKGTKCMLQFPKPMLKSKILSPQVCKFSRPKGFGSMPTLGLDFKHSAAFSRGVCFGT; this comes from the exons ATGGGCATCAAG ggttTAACGAAGCTTCTAGCGGACAATGCACCCAAGGCCATGAAGGAACAGAAATTCGAGAGCTTTTTCGGCCGCAAGATCGCCATCGACGCCAGCATGAGCATTTACCAGTTTCTC ATTGTGGTGGGTCGTAGTGGGACTGAAATGCTCACCAATGAAGCGGGTGAGGTCACCAG TCATCTGCAGGGCATGTTTACTCGTACAATTCGGCTTCTCGAAGCTGGGATCAAACCTGT CTATGTTTTTGACGGTCAGCCTCCTGATTTGAAGAAACAAGAGCTTGCAAAACG TTACTCAAAGAGGGCAGATGCTACTGAGGATTTGCAACAAGCCATGGAG GCTGGCAATAAGGAGGACATTGAAAAATTCAGCAAGCGGACAGTAAAG GTGACAAAGCAGCACAATGAAGACTGTAAACGGCTTTTAAGACTTATGGGGGTACCTGTGATCGAG GCTTCTTCTGAAGCAGAGGCGCAATGTGCTGCACTTTGCAAATCAGGAAA GTTTCAGGTTTATGCTGTGGCTTCTGAGGATATGGATTCTTTAACCTTTGGAGCTCCTAGATTTCTTCGCCATTTAATGGACCCTAGCTCAAGAAAAGTTCCGGTCATGGAGTTTGAAGTTGCAAAG GTTTTGGAGGAGCTGAATCTTACCATGGATCAATTCATTGACTTGTGCATTCTTTCTGGCTGTGATTATTGTGACAGCATTCGAG GTATTGGGGGACAGACAGCTTTGAAGTTAATTCGTCAACATGGGTCTATAGAGCATATTCTTCAGAACATAAACAAAGAGAG GTACTCAATACCTGATGATTGGCCATATCAAGAGGCTCGACAGCTTTTTCAAGAACCATTAGTCTGCACTGATGATGAGCAACTTGAGATGAAGTGGAATGCTCCAGATGACGAA GGGTTGATAACCTTTCTGGTGAATGAAAATGGGTTCAACGGTGACAGAGTGACAAAG gcaatagaaaaaattaaagcagCCAAGAACAAGTCATCGCAGGGCCG ATTAGAGTCATTTTTTAAGCCAGTTGGTAACACATCTATACCAATTAAACGGAAG GGAACCAAATGCATGCTTCAATTTCCCAAACCAATGCTCAAGTCTAAGATACTCTCTCCACAAGTTTGTAAATTTTCCAGGCCCAAGGGTTTTGGCAGCATGCCAACATTGGGGCTGGATTTCAAGCACTCAGCGGCATTTTCTAGAGGTGTCTGCTTTGGCACGTGA
- the LOC18600652 gene encoding flap endonuclease 1 isoform X4 translates to MGIKGLTKLLADNAPKAMKEQKFESFFGRKIAIDASMSIYQFLIVVGRSGTEMLTNEAGEVTSHLQGMFTRTIRLLEAGIKPVYVFDGQPPDLKKQELAKRYSKRADATEDLQQAMEAGNKEDIEKFSKRTVKVTKQHNEDCKRLLRLMGVPVIEASSEAEAQCAALCKSGKVYAVASEDMDSLTFGAPRFLRHLMDPSSRKVPVMEFEVAKVLEELNLTMDQFIDLCILSGCDYCDSIRGIGGQTALKLIRQHGSIEHILQNINKERYSIPDDWPYQEARQLFQEPLVCTDDEQLEMKWNAPDDEGLITFLVNENGFNGDRVTKAIEKIKAAKNKSSQGRLESFFKPVGNTSIPIKRKETPQNIPKETTNKKLKAGGGKKKK, encoded by the exons ATGGGCATCAAG ggttTAACGAAGCTTCTAGCGGACAATGCACCCAAGGCCATGAAGGAACAGAAATTCGAGAGCTTTTTCGGCCGCAAGATCGCCATCGACGCCAGCATGAGCATTTACCAGTTTCTC ATTGTGGTGGGTCGTAGTGGGACTGAAATGCTCACCAATGAAGCGGGTGAGGTCACCAG TCATCTGCAGGGCATGTTTACTCGTACAATTCGGCTTCTCGAAGCTGGGATCAAACCTGT CTATGTTTTTGACGGTCAGCCTCCTGATTTGAAGAAACAAGAGCTTGCAAAACG TTACTCAAAGAGGGCAGATGCTACTGAGGATTTGCAACAAGCCATGGAG GCTGGCAATAAGGAGGACATTGAAAAATTCAGCAAGCGGACAGTAAAG GTGACAAAGCAGCACAATGAAGACTGTAAACGGCTTTTAAGACTTATGGGGGTACCTGTGATCGAG GCTTCTTCTGAAGCAGAGGCGCAATGTGCTGCACTTTGCAAATCAGGAAAG GTTTATGCTGTGGCTTCTGAGGATATGGATTCTTTAACCTTTGGAGCTCCTAGATTTCTTCGCCATTTAATGGACCCTAGCTCAAGAAAAGTTCCGGTCATGGAGTTTGAAGTTGCAAAG GTTTTGGAGGAGCTGAATCTTACCATGGATCAATTCATTGACTTGTGCATTCTTTCTGGCTGTGATTATTGTGACAGCATTCGAG GTATTGGGGGACAGACAGCTTTGAAGTTAATTCGTCAACATGGGTCTATAGAGCATATTCTTCAGAACATAAACAAAGAGAG GTACTCAATACCTGATGATTGGCCATATCAAGAGGCTCGACAGCTTTTTCAAGAACCATTAGTCTGCACTGATGATGAGCAACTTGAGATGAAGTGGAATGCTCCAGATGACGAA GGGTTGATAACCTTTCTGGTGAATGAAAATGGGTTCAACGGTGACAGAGTGACAAAG gcaatagaaaaaattaaagcagCCAAGAACAAGTCATCGCAGGGCCG ATTAGAGTCATTTTTTAAGCCAGTTGGTAACACATCTATACCAATTAAACGGAAG GAAACACCACAGAACATTCCTAAAGAAACTACTAACAAAAAGTTGAAGGCTGGTGGGggtaagaaaaagaagtaa
- the LOC18600652 gene encoding flap endonuclease 1 isoform X2: MGIKGLTKLLADNAPKAMKEQKFESFFGRKIAIDASMSIYQFLIVVGRSGTEMLTNEAGEVTSHLQGMFTRTIRLLEAGIKPVYVFDGQPPDLKKQELAKRYSKRADATEDLQQAMEAGNKEDIEKFSKRTVKVTKQHNEDCKRLLRLMGVPVIEASSEAEAQCAALCKSGKVYAVASEDMDSLTFGAPRFLRHLMDPSSRKVPVMEFEVAKVLEELNLTMDQFIDLCILSGCDYCDSIRGIGGQTALKLIRQHGSIEHILQNINKERYSIPDDWPYQEARQLFQEPLVCTDDEQLEMKWNAPDDEGLITFLVNENGFNGDRVTKAIEKIKAAKNKSSQGRLESFFKPVGNTSIPIKRKGTKCMLQFPKPMLKSKILSPQVCKFSRPKGFGSMPTLGLDFKHSAAFSRGVCFGT; the protein is encoded by the exons ATGGGCATCAAG ggttTAACGAAGCTTCTAGCGGACAATGCACCCAAGGCCATGAAGGAACAGAAATTCGAGAGCTTTTTCGGCCGCAAGATCGCCATCGACGCCAGCATGAGCATTTACCAGTTTCTC ATTGTGGTGGGTCGTAGTGGGACTGAAATGCTCACCAATGAAGCGGGTGAGGTCACCAG TCATCTGCAGGGCATGTTTACTCGTACAATTCGGCTTCTCGAAGCTGGGATCAAACCTGT CTATGTTTTTGACGGTCAGCCTCCTGATTTGAAGAAACAAGAGCTTGCAAAACG TTACTCAAAGAGGGCAGATGCTACTGAGGATTTGCAACAAGCCATGGAG GCTGGCAATAAGGAGGACATTGAAAAATTCAGCAAGCGGACAGTAAAG GTGACAAAGCAGCACAATGAAGACTGTAAACGGCTTTTAAGACTTATGGGGGTACCTGTGATCGAG GCTTCTTCTGAAGCAGAGGCGCAATGTGCTGCACTTTGCAAATCAGGAAAG GTTTATGCTGTGGCTTCTGAGGATATGGATTCTTTAACCTTTGGAGCTCCTAGATTTCTTCGCCATTTAATGGACCCTAGCTCAAGAAAAGTTCCGGTCATGGAGTTTGAAGTTGCAAAG GTTTTGGAGGAGCTGAATCTTACCATGGATCAATTCATTGACTTGTGCATTCTTTCTGGCTGTGATTATTGTGACAGCATTCGAG GTATTGGGGGACAGACAGCTTTGAAGTTAATTCGTCAACATGGGTCTATAGAGCATATTCTTCAGAACATAAACAAAGAGAG GTACTCAATACCTGATGATTGGCCATATCAAGAGGCTCGACAGCTTTTTCAAGAACCATTAGTCTGCACTGATGATGAGCAACTTGAGATGAAGTGGAATGCTCCAGATGACGAA GGGTTGATAACCTTTCTGGTGAATGAAAATGGGTTCAACGGTGACAGAGTGACAAAG gcaatagaaaaaattaaagcagCCAAGAACAAGTCATCGCAGGGCCG ATTAGAGTCATTTTTTAAGCCAGTTGGTAACACATCTATACCAATTAAACGGAAG GGAACCAAATGCATGCTTCAATTTCCCAAACCAATGCTCAAGTCTAAGATACTCTCTCCACAAGTTTGTAAATTTTCCAGGCCCAAGGGTTTTGGCAGCATGCCAACATTGGGGCTGGATTTCAAGCACTCAGCGGCATTTTCTAGAGGTGTCTGCTTTGGCACGTGA
- the LOC18600652 gene encoding flap endonuclease 1 isoform X5: MGIKGLTKLLADNAPKAMKEQKFESFFGRKIAIDASMSIYQFLIVVGRSGTEMLTNEAGEVTSHLQGMFTRTIRLLEAGIKPVYVFDGQPPDLKKQELAKRYSKRADATEDLQQAMEAGNKEDIEKFSKRTVKVTKQHNEDCKRLLRLMGVPVIEASSEAEAQCAALCKSGKFQVYAVASEDMDSLTFGAPRFLRHLMDPSSRKVPVMEFEVAKVLEELNLTMDQFIDLCILSGCDYCDSIRGIGGQTALKLIRQHGSIEHILQNINKERYSIPDDWPYQEARQLFQEPLVCTDDEQLEMKWNAPDDEGLITFLVNENGFNGDRVTKAIEKIKAAKNKSSQGRLESFFKPVGNTSIPIKRKAYWLP; the protein is encoded by the exons ATGGGCATCAAG ggttTAACGAAGCTTCTAGCGGACAATGCACCCAAGGCCATGAAGGAACAGAAATTCGAGAGCTTTTTCGGCCGCAAGATCGCCATCGACGCCAGCATGAGCATTTACCAGTTTCTC ATTGTGGTGGGTCGTAGTGGGACTGAAATGCTCACCAATGAAGCGGGTGAGGTCACCAG TCATCTGCAGGGCATGTTTACTCGTACAATTCGGCTTCTCGAAGCTGGGATCAAACCTGT CTATGTTTTTGACGGTCAGCCTCCTGATTTGAAGAAACAAGAGCTTGCAAAACG TTACTCAAAGAGGGCAGATGCTACTGAGGATTTGCAACAAGCCATGGAG GCTGGCAATAAGGAGGACATTGAAAAATTCAGCAAGCGGACAGTAAAG GTGACAAAGCAGCACAATGAAGACTGTAAACGGCTTTTAAGACTTATGGGGGTACCTGTGATCGAG GCTTCTTCTGAAGCAGAGGCGCAATGTGCTGCACTTTGCAAATCAGGAAA GTTTCAGGTTTATGCTGTGGCTTCTGAGGATATGGATTCTTTAACCTTTGGAGCTCCTAGATTTCTTCGCCATTTAATGGACCCTAGCTCAAGAAAAGTTCCGGTCATGGAGTTTGAAGTTGCAAAG GTTTTGGAGGAGCTGAATCTTACCATGGATCAATTCATTGACTTGTGCATTCTTTCTGGCTGTGATTATTGTGACAGCATTCGAG GTATTGGGGGACAGACAGCTTTGAAGTTAATTCGTCAACATGGGTCTATAGAGCATATTCTTCAGAACATAAACAAAGAGAG GTACTCAATACCTGATGATTGGCCATATCAAGAGGCTCGACAGCTTTTTCAAGAACCATTAGTCTGCACTGATGATGAGCAACTTGAGATGAAGTGGAATGCTCCAGATGACGAA GGGTTGATAACCTTTCTGGTGAATGAAAATGGGTTCAACGGTGACAGAGTGACAAAG gcaatagaaaaaattaaagcagCCAAGAACAAGTCATCGCAGGGCCG ATTAGAGTCATTTTTTAAGCCAGTTGGTAACACATCTATACCAATTAAACGGAAG GCTTATTGGCTGCCATAA
- the LOC18600652 gene encoding flap endonuclease 1 isoform X3, with the protein MGIKGLTKLLADNAPKAMKEQKFESFFGRKIAIDASMSIYQFLIVVGRSGTEMLTNEAGEVTSHLQGMFTRTIRLLEAGIKPVYVFDGQPPDLKKQELAKRYSKRADATEDLQQAMEAGNKEDIEKFSKRTVKVTKQHNEDCKRLLRLMGVPVIEASSEAEAQCAALCKSGKFQVYAVASEDMDSLTFGAPRFLRHLMDPSSRKVPVMEFEVAKVLEELNLTMDQFIDLCILSGCDYCDSIRGIGGQTALKLIRQHGSIEHILQNINKERYSIPDDWPYQEARQLFQEPLVCTDDEQLEMKWNAPDDEGLITFLVNENGFNGDRVTKAIEKIKAAKNKSSQGRLESFFKPVGNTSIPIKRKETPQNIPKETTNKKLKAGGGKKKK; encoded by the exons ATGGGCATCAAG ggttTAACGAAGCTTCTAGCGGACAATGCACCCAAGGCCATGAAGGAACAGAAATTCGAGAGCTTTTTCGGCCGCAAGATCGCCATCGACGCCAGCATGAGCATTTACCAGTTTCTC ATTGTGGTGGGTCGTAGTGGGACTGAAATGCTCACCAATGAAGCGGGTGAGGTCACCAG TCATCTGCAGGGCATGTTTACTCGTACAATTCGGCTTCTCGAAGCTGGGATCAAACCTGT CTATGTTTTTGACGGTCAGCCTCCTGATTTGAAGAAACAAGAGCTTGCAAAACG TTACTCAAAGAGGGCAGATGCTACTGAGGATTTGCAACAAGCCATGGAG GCTGGCAATAAGGAGGACATTGAAAAATTCAGCAAGCGGACAGTAAAG GTGACAAAGCAGCACAATGAAGACTGTAAACGGCTTTTAAGACTTATGGGGGTACCTGTGATCGAG GCTTCTTCTGAAGCAGAGGCGCAATGTGCTGCACTTTGCAAATCAGGAAA GTTTCAGGTTTATGCTGTGGCTTCTGAGGATATGGATTCTTTAACCTTTGGAGCTCCTAGATTTCTTCGCCATTTAATGGACCCTAGCTCAAGAAAAGTTCCGGTCATGGAGTTTGAAGTTGCAAAG GTTTTGGAGGAGCTGAATCTTACCATGGATCAATTCATTGACTTGTGCATTCTTTCTGGCTGTGATTATTGTGACAGCATTCGAG GTATTGGGGGACAGACAGCTTTGAAGTTAATTCGTCAACATGGGTCTATAGAGCATATTCTTCAGAACATAAACAAAGAGAG GTACTCAATACCTGATGATTGGCCATATCAAGAGGCTCGACAGCTTTTTCAAGAACCATTAGTCTGCACTGATGATGAGCAACTTGAGATGAAGTGGAATGCTCCAGATGACGAA GGGTTGATAACCTTTCTGGTGAATGAAAATGGGTTCAACGGTGACAGAGTGACAAAG gcaatagaaaaaattaaagcagCCAAGAACAAGTCATCGCAGGGCCG ATTAGAGTCATTTTTTAAGCCAGTTGGTAACACATCTATACCAATTAAACGGAAG GAAACACCACAGAACATTCCTAAAGAAACTACTAACAAAAAGTTGAAGGCTGGTGGGggtaagaaaaagaagtaa